The window CGGTGCGGTGGCCCAGGCAGGAAAAGCAGCAGCAGCCGCGGCAGATTCGGCAAAAACCGTATCAAAATTTGCAACTGCTATTGGTAACCTATCCAAAGCCATGTCAAAGCTGGAAAACATAGCCAAGATGCTGCAAAACACCTTTAAATTCATGAATGATTTAAGAGAAGTTGCAAAAAAAATGGATTATACCAAAGCGGTTACCGACTTTGAAATACCTGATGCCGCCGACATTTCAAGCCAGGCCGAGTGGGACATTTTTCGGTTACAGGTAGATGATATGATGAAGGGTGCGGAAAATGCAAGTATTGCCGGCGCTGCAGAATACCGCCAGCAACTGGATATCCTTTCTATATACGGAAAGGCGCAATCAGCCGCGCAGGCAGCCATGGTACAGGTTACACAGGAACTGGCCAGGCTTTACATGCAAAAAAAGGTAAGCGCAAATATGATCGAATCATATAAAAATTATCTTAAAGCGCTTGAAGGCGATATCGCGACGGATAAAAATACCCTGCACAACGTTTACGTATTGCAGATGAATATGAAAACCTATATGTACCTGGCCATCAGGAATTATACCCGGGCTTATAAATACTGGGCCTTGCAGGACTCCTCAGTCGCCCCATCTATTTTAAAAACAGCCGCCTTACTTACAACGGATGTGGCCAATATGAAAAAAGACCGTGCTGAAGCCCTGGAGAAATTTAAGCCGAAACCATCGGATTTTGAAGCATCAGAAGAAGGTTACAGTGTACATATAACAGATGCCGACGCAATTGCTGCATTTGTAAAAGATGCGCAAATTACCATAGCTGTTGGAATGGATACCGAAGTATTTGAGAACATGCACCGGGTAAGGTTAAATAAAGTGCAGGCATGGCTACATGGCATTAAGGCAACAAAGATGATTACGGTAACCATCTGCAGTTCTGGCATATATGCCGACCGGTTTAATAAAGAGAAATTTAGCTTTAGCAGTACCCCTGCTGAGCTGACATTTGCGTACCATGAAGAGAATGGTGAAATTTTGATTGATACCCCCGGGGCCATCAGTAAGGAATTGCAGGCAGCTTATTTTCAACCCACTCCTTTTACAGAATGGACTATCTCGGTAAATAAAAAGATGCCCCGGAGTCAGGTTAGCAAAATAACGCTGTCATTCGCCGGAACTTCGATACATACTAAATCTGCGAAAAGAATCGCATAAAAACATGGCAATTACAGAACGATCATTAACTGCGCTTAATATGGACGCGTTGTTTACCATCCCCAAAACGGATATGGATGCTATTAAAGCACGTGTAAAAACCTGCAAACAGGGAGCCGCTATTAAGGATATCATCACGCGGCACCTTCCTCATTTTCCAGATGCGCTTGCCGCCGCCTACCTGTGGGACACTGACATTGCCCCACAGATGAAGGCTCAGTGTAATTTGCTGATGGCATATGCAACAAAAGCCAAAGCTGATTTTTCGGCGCTGAACATTGCGGTGCAGCAATTAATTATCAGTGAGCAGGATATGACACCCGCAGTACAGCAACAGGCGGCAACTGCGGTAGCTGCCTTATATGAATCAACCAAGGGTCTTTCTGCTTCTTTTATCAATATTGTAAATCAGGTTTTTACTTTCAACAAAGCCAATAATAATCTTGATAGTGATATTGCCGGTACAGAATTTGGTTTTATGAAAGAAATAACCGCAAGTATAGCCGTGCTTGACCATGCCACCGGAAGCATCCGGGGGGCATGGTCGGCACTTGCCGATGACCTGGAAGCCATTGCAAAAACAAGCCAGGTTGATTTTTCAATCCCCTTTATAGCAGGCCTGAGCCTCTCCGTAGCAATAGCAGCATGGGATCAGCTTCAAACAGAGTGTGATGCATTTTTAAACTCGCGATAAACGGTAACAAAATTTTAAAAAAGCCGCCGGGACCCGGTAACAAAAAAATCATGTGTCACAATCACATTTTACTTTTATAAACCAATTTAATCTACAAAACTATGCCACCGATTAACTACGCCAATCCCATGCAGGGAAAACTATTTTCGCTGGCACACGGCAAAGGCAGCTTAAGTGGCGCTTTTCAGGATGTTACCATCATTTACCCGATGCCGAAGCCTGGTTATCCCCCTATCCCGCCTCCGGCACCCGTAGATCTCGGGATAGATAGGATTACAGATATTATGAGTAATAATATAATTGACCATTGTATACAATGGTCATTCATCAGCCTCACTGATAACAAATTTATGCTCACCTGCCGTAGCCCGCGAACAAAAAAAACACACGTGATGACCTGTAGCGAATACCCCAATATTTGCAAAACAGTTAAAGTAAATAATTTCGATCTTCCTGTTAATACAGAAAATGTAAGCCGGGATAACCAGTTCACGTTGTTCTATGTAGAACAAAGTCCGTGTTTTTTTTATTTGAAAAATGCTGATAATTTGTACCTGGCCACAACCACAGAATCTATAGAGATATTGGGACTAACCATCGGGATATTAACCTTTTTTACCGAAGAACAAAAAAACAACCCGGCTATTAACGCCAACTGCGTTTGGTTCATAGACACCATTGTTAACAAGATTCGCCAGGGAGCCGGTGATGTTATTTTTATTGAAGATGAAGATGTTAAACGGCCTGTGTCATTTGCCGATATCTCAAAAAAAGTGAACAAAACCATTGATATAGCTTATCTTAATGAGTTGATGGGAAGATGATCTGACATAAAGATGCAGGGCTCCCTCCCTAATGTCATTAAGTTTAATTAAGAACCTCCCGATGATTAAGCCCACTTAAAATCTTTCTGCTGATTAGCGGAAAGACTTTAAAAAAGTGTAGTTAAAGTCCCCCGGCTACTGTGTGTACACATCTTTAAAACAAAAGAAAATGCTATTTCGAACGAGGTACGGGGAAAAATCCTATACGTCATGCATCCAACCATGCAAATTTGCAAGCATGACGTATAGGATTTTTCGCTACGCTCAAAAGATAGTTTCTCCCTCCTTCCTGCCCCAAACTCCTTATAAATTCAGGATAGATAAGTCAGCCCGGTTCCCTTAAAACCGGCTTACTTTTTCAAACAAATAGATATATTTACGGCTTAAGCGTTAATAACAAATCCATGAATAAACAACCCCGGTATATTGACCCGATGACCGACTTTGCCTTTAAACGGCTTTTCGGCAGCGACCCCAATAAAGACCTGCTTATTGCTTTTTTAAATGAGGTATTCCGTGGGCGAAAACTTATTGCTGATTTGGTTTACAATAAAAATGAGCATCCAGGTGAAACAAAACATGAAGGTGGAGCAATATTCGATCTGCTTTGTACCGGTACCGACGGAGAGCAATTTATTATTGAAGTACAACGCGGCAAACAAGAAAAGTTTAAACAACGAGCATTGTTTTATACCAGTCGTCTTATTAGCGAACAAGCGCCCAAGGGTAAGCGAAGTGAGTGGGCTTACAATATAAGTGGTGTTTATTTAATTGCATTGTTGGAAGATTTTGTTTTGGATGATAGCCCTGCTGCTGAGTATCTGCATGATATTTGCCTGTGTAACAGAGATACAGGTAAAATATTTTACGATGAATTAGGCTACACCTATATTGAATTGCGTAACTTTGTAAAATTGGATAATGAACTGGAAACAGACCTTGACCGATGGCTTTTTGTGCTGAACAATATGAGCAGCATGGACAAGTTACCGGCTTATTTGAGAAAGCCGGTTTTTGAAAAACTATTTAACATAGCAGAATATAGCAACCTGACAAAGGAGGAAAAAATGTTGTACGATAGCAGCTTAAAACAAAAATGGGATAACAAAAACGTGCTTGACTATGCGGTAAAAGAGGCCGATAAAATTGTCCGTGAATCTTTTGTTAAAAACCTTATTCAAGATACCGATTTTGATGACCGAAAAATAGCTTCATTAGCTTCAGTTGATACAGTTTTTGTTGAAAATGTGCGAAAAGGTTTAAGGTAATATTTATCACCTGATATTTGTAACCTTCCCTTATAGACGCGTTACAACAACTGAACAACATGAGCAACATAGATAAGCTACCGGCTTATTTAAGAAAGCAGGCTTATGAAAAACTGTATGACATAGCAAAGTATGGCAACCAGACAAAAACGATGTACGATAGCAGCTTAAAATACAAATGGGACAATAAGAATGTGGTTGATTATGCCTGGCAGGAAGGTATGGAAAAAGGTGAGTATAAAAAGGCCTTAGATATTGCCCGTGAAATGAAAAAAGACGGCCTGCCACTTGCCCAAATCTCAAAGTTTACCAAACTATCTGCCGAAGACATAGAAAAGCTTTAGTTGAGCATCGGTTCATTGTTTTAATTATAAATAGTGTGGCGCTTGTCAAAGCCCCCCCGGGGAAACAAGCTGTTTTACTTATTTTACTTATTTTACTTTGCGTCTTTGCGCGAAAAACCTATAAACAAGATCATAGCGGGTCTGCTTCTTTTTTTTGCTAATTTTACACCTTCAAAATGAAATTTAAATTAGCAGCACAAGACCCTCTTTCAAAGGCCCGTGCCGGTGAAATTACCACCGACCATGGCACTATTGAAACCCCCATATTTATGCCCGTTGGCACGGCCGGCACGGTAAAAGCGGTGCACCAGCGCGAGCTTAAAACGGATATACAAGCACAGATTATTTTAGGAAACACCTATCATTTATACCTGCGACCAGGACTAAACACGCTGGAAAGCGCCGGCGGCCTGCATAAATTTAATGGCTGGGATGGCCCTATTTTAACTGATAGTGGCGGCTACCAGGTGTATTCGCTTACAGAAGTACGTAAGATAAAGGAGGAAGGCGTAACCTTCCGTTCGCATATTGATGGGTCAAAACACCTGTTTACACCCGAAAATGTGATGGATATTCAGCGTGTTATTGGCGCCGATATCATCATGGCTTTTGACGAATGCACCCCCTATCCCTGCGAATATGGTTATGCCCGGCGGTCGATAGAAATGACGCATCGCTGGCTCAAAAGATGCTGCGACAGGTTTGATAGTACGGAGCCAAAATATGGCTACAACCAAACACTTTTCCCTATTGTACAAGGCTCGGTTTATAAAGATTTAAGGGTAAAATCGGCCGAAGTTATCGCTTCTTTTGAGCGCGAAGGCAACGCCATAGGCGGCCTTTCGGTAGGCGAACCAGCCGAAGAAATGTACGCCATGACCGAAATTGTATGCAATATTTTGCCCGAACACAAGCCCCGTTACCTGATGGGCGTAGGCACACCTATCAATTTATTGGAAAATATTGCCCTCGGAATTGATATGTTTGATTGCGTAATGCCTACCCGCAATGCCCGCAACGGCATGCTTTTTACCAAAAACGGCATCATTAATATCAAGAATGAAAAGTGGAAAAACGACCTTAGTCCGATAGAAGACGACAGCGATTTATTTGCAGATAAGGAATACAGCAAGGCTTATTTACGCCATTTGATTCACTCCGGCGAGATGCTTGGGGCACAAATTGCCACCCTGCACAACCTCCATTTTTACCTTTGGCTGGTTAAGGAAGCGCGTAAAAAGATCATCAGCGGCGAGTTTTATGCCTGGAAAAACGTAATGGTTGGCCGCCTTGGCCAGCGATTATAATTGCAGGTTAATCAAATAATGCAGCATAAAAAGCGTTGCTTACATAATATAAACCATGGTTTTAAAAAACATTTAATCTGCCGATGAGGACTTTTATACACCGGTACCTGATGGTTATCGACAGGTTTATTATTAAAAAATACCTGGGCACATTTGTGTTTACGATGGCCATTTTCGCGGCTATTTCGGTAGTGTTTGACATCTCCGAGAAGCTGGATAACTTTACCAGCAGGCACGCTACACTACACGATATTGTATTTAAATACTATGCGGGCTTTGTGCCTTTTTACCTGAATTTACTATCGCCATTAATCAACTTTTTGGCAGTAATTTTCTTTACGGCCAAGATGGCAAACCAAACAGAAATCGTTCCGATACTGAGTGGCAAGGCCAGTTTTAACCGCTTTTTGAGGCCTTATTTTATAGCGGCATCGCTCATATTTGTGGTATCGTTTTTTGCCAATGTGTACCTTATCCCGTATACAAACCACCTCAAAAACGACTTTGAAAACGCCAACGGCATCACCGATAACGACCCTACCAAGAGCGAGGTGCACATGCAAATTGATAAACATACCTATGTTTACCTGGCCAATTACGACCCAACTGTGCACACTGGTTACACCTTTATTATGGAGAAATTTAACGGTGACACCCTGCGCGAAAAGCTGATTGCCCAGCAGGTAACCTACGATTCTGTGAAAAGGATCTGGGCTTTAAAGAACTACGACGTTAGATATATTAAAGGATTAAAGGAACAATTTATCCACAATCCGGGCCAAAAAGATACCGTACTGGACATGCACCCGACGGACTTTATTGTATATGATAACGTATACGCGGCTATGTCATTAAGCGAATTGAACAAGAATATCGACAAAGAAAAACTACGCCGGCCCGAGGTTTTAAACAACTTATATTACGAAAAATACCACCGCTTTGTGTACCCTTTATCGGCATATGTTTTAACCGTATTGGGGGTGGCGCTATCGTCGCGCAAGGTGCGTGGCGGCGTGGGATTACCGCTTGGGATCGGAATTTTGTTGTGCTTTACCTACATCATTATCGAGAAATTCTCGATCGTATTTTCGATAAAAGGCGGTGTCCCGCCAATTTTTACGGTGCTAATTCCTAATACATTATTTGGTATCTTAGGTTATTACGTGCTATTAAAAGCGCCTAAATAGTGTTAAAAAGTATCGAAAAAGTATTCAAAAATTGAAATAAATTGCCAAAAAATTGGATAAAAATACCACAAAAGCGCTCAATAAGAACCTGATTATACTCCATTTTACAGTTTTTATCTGGGGCTTTACCGGCATTTTGGGTCAATTAATTACCATTTCGGCGGTACAATTGGTGTGGTACCGGGTTTTAATTGCCTTTGTTTCGTTATTTTTATACTTTAAATTCAGCAAAACCGACTTCAAAGTAGAGCGAAAAACCATGCTAAAAATGGTCTTTACGGGCGCTTTGGTGGGCGGCCATTGGATACTTTTCTTCGCCTCCATCAAGCTTTCTACCGTGCCGGTGTCGTTAGTTTGCCTCTCCAGCATCACTTTATTTACTGCCATTTTCGAGCCGTTGATTAACAAAACCAGGATCTCAAAGTTAGAAATCATGGCGGGTTTATTAATCATTACCGGCATCGTATTAATTTTCAAATTCGAAACTCAATACACTAAGGGGATAATAGCCGGGCTGGCGAGCGCAGTTTGCGCTGCACTTTTTGCCATTATCAATTCGCGGTTTGTTAAAAAAAGCGAAGCCCCCATCATTGCGTTTTATGAGCTGACAGGGGCATTTTTCTGGATCTCATTATATCTTTTTGCAACCAACGGATACAACCAAAAACTACTTTTAAAACCGGCAGATATTGGTTACCTGGTACTGCTTGGCACGGTGTGCACCTCTCTTGCTTATGTTGCCGGGGTATCCGTTATGCGCGAACTTTCGGCTTTCCGGGTGGCGCTTATCACCAACCTCGAGCCGGTATATGGTATCATCATGGCCTTTATTTTCTTTGGCGATATGAATAAAATGTCTATCGGTTTTTGGGGCGGATCGGTACTTATCCTGTCTACCATCTTCCTCTACCCGGTTGCCCAATCGCAAATTGCCAGGCGTAAAAATCGCGGCTAAGCTTTCCATATTCTTTGCGTTGTTCCATTTTCTTTGATCAGTTCTCCCTGGTTAGTTTTATATTCTGCCCACTATTTAGCATCCAAAATTTGCTACTCATCCAGGTATTTCCCGCCCCCAAAAGTGGCTGGGTAGGGGATAAATCCTCGTGCCGTAAAATGCCGTTTTAAAGCCCCGTAAGCAATTATAATTTTTCGGCGCATTCCTGCCTGTTTAAATCAACTTGCGTGGATTAGCGGCAAAATCTCATTTTTAGTTAGTGTATATAAAAATACAAATAGCAAAAATGAACAGAAATGCCTTAAACAGCATTTTATCGAAAAAAATCTATTAATAAAATCGTAAATCAGTATTTATATAAAATACACAATAATTTAAAAATCAATTATATATAAAAGTTATCGAAAGTTAAAATTAAACAAACGCTATCTAAGTTAAAATTCAAAATACTAAAATAATTAGCACAATGAAATAACATGCATATAAATTGAGTTTATAACTCATAAAATGAACTATTTAAGCTTTATTATTTAATCAAATAGTACACCTCAGCATTCGTGACATAGCAAAACAGCAAAGTGTACTGAATATAAAAATGAGAATTCTAAATAATTGAAGCCAGCTAACCCTTTTGTATACCGGACCAGAAAACGAACAGAAAAAAATTGCTTCTCATCAACGAAAACGCCCGGGCAATTTGCGTCAAAAAAATCCCGGGTTAGAAAAATTGAGAGCGCACAGCCTGCCAGATAACGCCGATGAAAATTACATGACCCGGGCGATTGGAAGTCCACCTCCCTACCAAAAAACCCACCATTAAAAACAAGCATTTTTTTAGTGACGGAATTTAACGCTGAAATTTTTCCGCGTAAAAAATGGGCATGTATAGGCTGGAAAATTTGACCGGGGATAATTACAATTTTGGATCATTTAATTATCAACTGCCGGGCTGTCTCAAATCTCACATCTAATATCTCATGTCCAAAACTTCCTTTTATTTCAACATTAAAAACTGCATCTTGTATTAACTGTTAACTTTAACAAATCAAACACCATGAGCATAAAAACCATCACCATAGTTATCATCACAATTTTGCTTACGGCTGCGCTTGCCCAAAATACCGACAATGTAACCTTCGCATTTTTGTTCATGAGTTTCAGGGTATCCAAACTGGCCATCATGATCACCATGACCCTTGTAGGTTTTATCCTGGGCTTTATGGTGGGCCGGCCCAAAAAAGCAAAATATGATATTGAGGGCTACCACGACAGCATCCACCAAAAAGAAGATAAAAATACACTAAGTGACGAAGACAGGGAATACATTAACTAACACTATGAAAAATAAAATCGGATTTATCGGCCTTGGCAACATGGGCATCCACATGGCCAAAAACCTTATCGAGGCAGGCTACCATCTGCAGGTTCATAACCGCACCCTCAACAAAGCCGACGAGCTTGACCAGGCCGGCATCACCAAATGCCAAACACCCGCCGAAGCCGCCGCCGGCGTACCCATCGTGATAACCATGCTGTCAGAAGATGAGGTGCTGCGAGAATCGGTTACAGGCCCCGACGGAATTTTAAAAACGCTACAGCCAAATGCTGTGCACATATCCATGAGCACCATATCGCCCGAAACGGCCGTTGAACTGGCCAAAGCCCATGAGCAGGCGGGCAGCCATTACCTGGCTTCACCCGTTTTCGGAAGGCCTGAGGCGGCGGCAGCAAAAAAACTTTTCATTTGCGTTTCCGGCCCTCAACAGGTAAAAGACACCGTCAAACCAGTGCTCGGGTGCCTGGGCCAGGCCATACACGATTTTGGCGAAGAAGTTGGCGGCGCCAACGTGGTGAAGATTGCCGGCAACTTCATGATCATGGCCTCGATGGAGATGATGGCCGAGGCCTACACCCTTGCCGAGAAGAACGGGCTTGACCGTGCGCAGGTGGCTAACTTTTTTGGCTCAACGTTATTCAACGCCCCCATTTATCAGAACTATGGAAGGTTAATTGCAAACAAGCAATATGAACCGGTAGGATTCAAAGCCAAATTAGGCTATAAAGACGCCCGCCTTGCCTTTAAACTGTCGCAGGCGAGCTACACACCCATGCCACTTGTAAACGCCGTTCACAGCCGCTTATTAAGCGCCGTAGCAAAAGGACTTGGCGACAAGGACTGGGTAGAGGGTTTTGGCCGGGGCGTAAGCGAAGATGCCGGACTTTAAGATTTCGGAATTGGGATTTTCGATTTCGGATTTATTAAGATTTGGAATTTGATTTTTCTCAGTCTTGATTCTTAACTCTTGATTCCTGACTCTAAGAAAAAGTTTCTCAATAAAATCCTAATTTCGCCGTTGTTGAATTAATTAAAAAATTATCTTCTATTAAAATTATCTTCTATTTATGATAAAGAAAACTTTTGTATGGGTGGCGGTTTGCGCGTTAGGCGCAACCATGTCATGCCAGGGAAAACCAACCGATAAATCGGCCAGTACATCCGCCACAAGCCCTGTGCCTACCGCAGCAGC is drawn from Mucilaginibacter ginsenosidivorax and contains these coding sequences:
- a CDS encoding Rpn family recombination-promoting nuclease/putative transposase, with the protein product MNKQPRYIDPMTDFAFKRLFGSDPNKDLLIAFLNEVFRGRKLIADLVYNKNEHPGETKHEGGAIFDLLCTGTDGEQFIIEVQRGKQEKFKQRALFYTSRLISEQAPKGKRSEWAYNISGVYLIALLEDFVLDDSPAAEYLHDICLCNRDTGKIFYDELGYTYIELRNFVKLDNELETDLDRWLFVLNNMSSMDKLPAYLRKPVFEKLFNIAEYSNLTKEEKMLYDSSLKQKWDNKNVLDYAVKEADKIVRESFVKNLIQDTDFDDRKIASLASVDTVFVENVRKGLR
- the tgt gene encoding tRNA guanosine(34) transglycosylase Tgt, which produces MKFKLAAQDPLSKARAGEITTDHGTIETPIFMPVGTAGTVKAVHQRELKTDIQAQIILGNTYHLYLRPGLNTLESAGGLHKFNGWDGPILTDSGGYQVYSLTEVRKIKEEGVTFRSHIDGSKHLFTPENVMDIQRVIGADIIMAFDECTPYPCEYGYARRSIEMTHRWLKRCCDRFDSTEPKYGYNQTLFPIVQGSVYKDLRVKSAEVIASFEREGNAIGGLSVGEPAEEMYAMTEIVCNILPEHKPRYLMGVGTPINLLENIALGIDMFDCVMPTRNARNGMLFTKNGIINIKNEKWKNDLSPIEDDSDLFADKEYSKAYLRHLIHSGEMLGAQIATLHNLHFYLWLVKEARKKIISGEFYAWKNVMVGRLGQRL
- a CDS encoding LptF/LptG family permease, with amino-acid sequence MRTFIHRYLMVIDRFIIKKYLGTFVFTMAIFAAISVVFDISEKLDNFTSRHATLHDIVFKYYAGFVPFYLNLLSPLINFLAVIFFTAKMANQTEIVPILSGKASFNRFLRPYFIAASLIFVVSFFANVYLIPYTNHLKNDFENANGITDNDPTKSEVHMQIDKHTYVYLANYDPTVHTGYTFIMEKFNGDTLREKLIAQQVTYDSVKRIWALKNYDVRYIKGLKEQFIHNPGQKDTVLDMHPTDFIVYDNVYAAMSLSELNKNIDKEKLRRPEVLNNLYYEKYHRFVYPLSAYVLTVLGVALSSRKVRGGVGLPLGIGILLCFTYIIIEKFSIVFSIKGGVPPIFTVLIPNTLFGILGYYVLLKAPK
- a CDS encoding DMT family transporter; this translates as MDKNTTKALNKNLIILHFTVFIWGFTGILGQLITISAVQLVWYRVLIAFVSLFLYFKFSKTDFKVERKTMLKMVFTGALVGGHWILFFASIKLSTVPVSLVCLSSITLFTAIFEPLINKTRISKLEIMAGLLIITGIVLIFKFETQYTKGIIAGLASAVCAALFAIINSRFVKKSEAPIIAFYELTGAFFWISLYLFATNGYNQKLLLKPADIGYLVLLGTVCTSLAYVAGVSVMRELSAFRVALITNLEPVYGIIMAFIFFGDMNKMSIGFWGGSVLILSTIFLYPVAQSQIARRKNRG
- a CDS encoding LapA family protein; amino-acid sequence: MSIKTITIVIITILLTAALAQNTDNVTFAFLFMSFRVSKLAIMITMTLVGFILGFMVGRPKKAKYDIEGYHDSIHQKEDKNTLSDEDREYIN
- a CDS encoding NAD(P)-dependent oxidoreductase, with protein sequence MKNKIGFIGLGNMGIHMAKNLIEAGYHLQVHNRTLNKADELDQAGITKCQTPAEAAAGVPIVITMLSEDEVLRESVTGPDGILKTLQPNAVHISMSTISPETAVELAKAHEQAGSHYLASPVFGRPEAAAAKKLFICVSGPQQVKDTVKPVLGCLGQAIHDFGEEVGGANVVKIAGNFMIMASMEMMAEAYTLAEKNGLDRAQVANFFGSTLFNAPIYQNYGRLIANKQYEPVGFKAKLGYKDARLAFKLSQASYTPMPLVNAVHSRLLSAVAKGLGDKDWVEGFGRGVSEDAGL